A single region of the Nitrosomonas sp. Is79A3 genome encodes:
- the lepA gene encoding translation elongation factor 4, with translation MMQHIRNFSIIAHIDHGKSTLADRIIHLCGGLSDREMEEQVLDSMDLERERGITIKAQTAALHYKARSGETYLLNLIDTPGHVDFSYEVSRSLAACEGALLVVDASQGVEAQTVANCYTAIEQGVEVVPVLNKIDLPAADPERVIGNIEEVIGIDAHDAVRVSAKTGEGVEDVIEALIAKIPAPKGDPNAPLKALIIDSWFDNYVGVVILVRVMDGTIKPGDKILLMASKAVQLCEHVGVFVPKSLYRETLSAGEVGFIISGIKELDAAKVGDTVTSAIRPAETPLQGFKEIKPQVFAGLYPIESNQYDALRSALEKLKLNDSSLHFEPEVSQALGFGFRCGFLGLLHMDIVQERLEREYDMDLITTAPTVVYQILMRDGTIIEIENPSKIPDLSKIAEIREPIITSTILVPEEFVGAVITLCVSKRGNQTNMQYMGKQVMLTYEMPLNEVVMDFFDRLKSTSRGYASLDYEFKEFRASDLVKLDILINGEKVDALSLIIHRSSSQYRGRELVQKMRQLIPRQMFDIAVQAAIGAHIISRETVKALRKNVLAKCYGGDISRKRKLLEKQKAGKKRMKRVGNVEIPQEAFLAILQVDNK, from the coding sequence CTGATGCAGCATATCCGTAATTTTTCCATCATTGCACATATTGATCACGGCAAATCCACATTGGCGGATCGCATTATTCATTTATGCGGCGGCCTGTCCGATCGTGAAATGGAAGAACAAGTGCTGGATTCCATGGATTTGGAGCGTGAACGAGGCATTACCATCAAAGCACAGACTGCGGCGTTGCACTATAAGGCAAGAAGTGGTGAGACTTATTTATTGAATTTAATTGATACACCCGGGCATGTTGATTTTTCGTATGAAGTTTCTCGTTCACTTGCAGCATGTGAGGGAGCGCTTCTCGTTGTGGATGCATCACAGGGTGTTGAGGCGCAGACAGTTGCTAATTGTTATACCGCGATTGAGCAAGGTGTTGAGGTTGTCCCAGTTTTAAATAAGATTGATTTGCCGGCTGCCGATCCTGAACGCGTTATTGGCAACATTGAGGAGGTAATTGGCATTGATGCGCATGATGCGGTTAGAGTCAGCGCAAAAACCGGAGAAGGTGTCGAGGATGTTATAGAAGCACTGATTGCAAAAATTCCCGCACCGAAAGGAGATCCTAATGCACCGCTAAAAGCGTTGATTATCGATTCTTGGTTTGATAATTATGTTGGCGTTGTTATATTGGTCAGAGTCATGGATGGGACAATAAAGCCTGGTGATAAGATTTTACTGATGGCCAGCAAGGCAGTGCAGCTGTGTGAGCATGTGGGTGTGTTTGTGCCCAAATCACTTTACCGTGAAACGCTAAGCGCGGGAGAAGTTGGTTTTATCATTTCCGGCATCAAAGAATTGGATGCGGCAAAAGTAGGTGATACGGTAACATCAGCAATCCGTCCAGCTGAAACACCGTTGCAGGGTTTTAAAGAAATAAAGCCGCAGGTATTCGCCGGGTTGTATCCCATCGAATCCAATCAATATGATGCTTTGCGTTCAGCACTGGAAAAACTGAAACTAAACGACTCATCACTCCATTTTGAACCAGAAGTATCCCAAGCGCTTGGTTTCGGTTTTCGTTGCGGTTTTCTTGGCTTGCTGCACATGGATATCGTGCAGGAGCGGCTAGAAAGAGAATATGACATGGATTTGATTACTACTGCTCCGACAGTGGTTTATCAGATACTGATGCGCGATGGCACGATAATTGAAATTGAAAACCCATCAAAAATCCCTGATCTTTCTAAAATCGCTGAGATTCGTGAGCCCATAATTACTTCAACGATCCTAGTACCAGAAGAATTTGTTGGCGCAGTGATTACATTGTGCGTTAGTAAGCGCGGTAATCAAACGAATATGCAGTATATGGGTAAACAAGTCATGCTCACCTATGAAATGCCTTTAAACGAAGTCGTGATGGATTTTTTTGATCGTTTGAAATCGACCAGCCGCGGTTATGCTTCGTTAGATTATGAATTCAAAGAATTTCGCGCTTCAGATTTAGTGAAACTGGATATCTTGATTAATGGCGAGAAAGTCGATGCGTTATCTTTAATTATCCATCGAAGCAGCAGTCAATATCGAGGCCGCGAGTTAGTGCAAAAAATGCGCCAATTAATTCCTCGTCAGATGTTTGATATCGCAGTGCAGGCAGCGATTGGCGCGCATATTATTTCGCGTGAGACGGTTAAGGCGTTACGTAAGAATGTGTTGGCAAAATGTTACGGTGGCGATATATCCCGTAAACGAAAGTTGCTGGAGAAACAAAAAGCAGGTAAAAAGAGAATGAAACGGGTTGGTAATGTAGAAATTCCGCAAGAAGCATTTCTGGCAATTTTGCAGGTTGATAATAAATAA
- a CDS encoding glutaredoxin family protein, whose product MMTKKIELNPFTSDEVKTLIVYGREDCHLCQNMIVALQDIQERISFNFKVIDIDSDAELIALYGEKIPVLVSPLTNQEICHYFLDVAALDDYLGKFR is encoded by the coding sequence ATGATGACAAAAAAAATTGAACTAAATCCCTTTACCTCGGATGAGGTAAAAACATTGATCGTATATGGACGTGAAGACTGTCACCTTTGCCAAAACATGATAGTTGCTTTGCAAGATATACAAGAGCGGATATCTTTTAACTTCAAGGTTATTGATATCGACTCCGATGCGGAATTGATTGCGCTATATGGAGAGAAAATTCCGGTGCTAGTGTCTCCATTGACTAACCAAGAGATCTGCCATTACTTTCTTGATGTAGCAGCTTTAGATGATTATCTTGGTAAATTTCGATAG
- a CDS encoding DegQ family serine endoprotease, with translation MLQLILISLFFYSSTVLAQANELPDFTGLVEKHGAAVVNISAVQNLTTLNNQIVPEIPGIPENSPFYDFFKRHMQPFPAPRKSEPKSLGSGFIISSDGYILTNAHVVETADEITVKLNDKREFVAEIIGTDRKTDIALIKINATDLPKVTQGNPENLKVGEWVVAIGSPFGFEHSVTAGIVSAKGRSLAQENFVPFIQTDVAINPGNSGGPLFNMKGEVVGINSQIYSRTGGFMGLSFAIPINVATEIADQLKVSGKVSRGRIGVMIQEVTKELAESFGLTDGKGALVVSVEKGGPADLAGIKARDIIVQFDEKGITTSADLPRIVGNTKPGTKVSIQIWRDGSLKTVKVEVGETPSDEAAENRKLKQGKKTDTSNRLGLALSEITAEQKKQLEISNGLLVEDMQPGIASRSGIRIGDIILGFNSKDVNSIEQFNELLKQVKSGKNIALLVKRGDITTFITMKLTDDDKKN, from the coding sequence ATGCTTCAACTTATATTAATCTCATTATTTTTCTATTCATCAACAGTTTTGGCACAGGCCAATGAACTGCCGGATTTTACTGGATTAGTTGAGAAACATGGTGCGGCAGTAGTCAATATCAGTGCCGTACAGAATTTAACCACACTGAATAATCAAATTGTTCCTGAGATACCTGGTATTCCTGAGAATTCACCTTTTTATGATTTTTTTAAACGGCATATGCAGCCTTTTCCTGCGCCGAGAAAATCTGAACCTAAATCATTGGGATCAGGTTTTATTATTAGCTCAGATGGTTATATCTTGACCAATGCCCATGTTGTTGAGACTGCTGATGAGATTACTGTAAAGCTGAATGACAAGCGTGAATTCGTTGCAGAAATTATCGGCACGGATAGAAAAACAGATATTGCATTAATCAAGATAAATGCAACTGATTTGCCCAAAGTCACACAAGGAAATCCGGAGAATCTTAAAGTCGGCGAATGGGTGGTTGCTATCGGATCGCCTTTCGGCTTCGAACATAGCGTGACCGCTGGTATTGTGAGTGCTAAAGGACGTTCCTTGGCACAAGAAAATTTTGTTCCATTTATACAAACAGATGTGGCGATTAATCCGGGAAATTCCGGAGGGCCTTTGTTTAACATGAAGGGTGAAGTAGTCGGTATTAACTCTCAAATCTACAGCCGGACGGGTGGATTTATGGGATTGTCATTTGCCATACCGATAAATGTTGCAACTGAAATTGCGGACCAATTAAAAGTCAGCGGTAAAGTTAGTCGTGGAAGAATTGGCGTAATGATTCAGGAAGTAACCAAGGAGTTAGCGGAGTCTTTTGGTTTGACAGATGGAAAGGGTGCTTTAGTCGTTTCCGTGGAAAAGGGCGGTCCTGCAGATCTGGCAGGAATTAAAGCCCGCGATATCATAGTGCAGTTTGATGAGAAAGGAATTACAACCTCTGCTGATTTGCCGCGCATAGTCGGCAATACCAAACCGGGTACAAAAGTTTCTATACAGATTTGGCGAGATGGTTCTTTAAAGACTGTAAAGGTTGAAGTTGGAGAAACGCCATCTGATGAAGCGGCAGAAAACCGGAAACTTAAGCAAGGAAAAAAAACGGATACTTCAAACCGGCTTGGACTAGCACTAAGTGAGATTACTGCTGAGCAAAAAAAACAATTGGAAATTTCTAACGGACTATTGGTTGAAGACATGCAACCCGGTATTGCCAGTCGATCAGGAATCCGTATTGGAGATATTATTCTTGGATTTAACAGTAAGGATGTGAATAGTATTGAGCAGTTTAATGAATTGCTTAAACAAGTAAAAAGCGGGAAAAATATCGCTTTGCTCGTTAAAAGAGGGGACATCACTACTTTCATCACTATGAAACTTACTGATGATGACAAAAAAAATTGA
- a CDS encoding MucB/RseB C-terminal domain-containing protein: protein MISRNIIALLLLLAFSFQATFAQELPRSSESALDWLKKMADAPRRHNYSGTFVYYADGHMETSRIVHKVDQISEREKVEVLDGAPRIVFRNNDEMKCYLPESKRIYTEKRWFRKFFPDILPRPFDTTIDENYYINEDRLERVTDHQCQVLSLTPRDSLRHGHRFWIDVETGLLLKAAVMNGNEIIEQFAFAQLEIDGEIHADLLKPSQSMVQDEWKVTDLITSFLNAGELKWQVMSLPAGFRKLVEMKRNFAEKPIPVDHIALSDGLATVSVFIEPITMDAPTPLPGFFTSRGAINIYVRMLDDNKITTIGEVPLETIKLIGDSVIKKDRVPAN, encoded by the coding sequence ATGATTAGCCGCAATATAATCGCATTGCTTTTATTGTTAGCATTTAGTTTTCAAGCAACATTCGCACAGGAGTTACCCCGTTCATCTGAAAGTGCACTGGATTGGTTGAAGAAAATGGCCGATGCGCCGCGTCGGCACAATTATTCTGGGACATTTGTTTACTACGCTGATGGCCATATGGAAACATCACGTATCGTTCATAAAGTCGATCAAATTAGTGAGCGTGAGAAAGTCGAAGTTTTAGATGGGGCGCCGCGAATCGTTTTTCGCAATAATGACGAAATGAAATGTTATCTGCCGGAAAGCAAAAGAATTTACACGGAAAAGCGCTGGTTCCGTAAATTTTTTCCTGACATTCTTCCCCGGCCTTTTGATACTACTATTGATGAAAACTATTACATTAATGAAGACAGACTTGAGCGAGTAACGGACCATCAATGTCAAGTTCTGTCTTTGACACCAAGAGATTCTTTACGCCATGGTCATCGATTCTGGATTGACGTCGAAACAGGATTGCTACTGAAAGCTGCAGTAATGAATGGTAACGAAATTATTGAACAATTCGCATTTGCGCAACTTGAAATTGATGGGGAGATTCATGCCGATTTATTGAAACCGAGTCAATCCATGGTTCAAGATGAGTGGAAGGTAACTGATTTAATTACTTCCTTTTTAAATGCGGGCGAATTGAAGTGGCAAGTCATGAGTCTGCCCGCTGGTTTCAGGAAATTGGTTGAAATGAAACGTAATTTTGCCGAGAAACCGATACCTGTGGATCACATTGCTCTATCCGATGGACTTGCAACAGTGTCTGTTTTTATAGAGCCAATTACTATGGATGCACCGACACCTCTACCTGGCTTCTTTACAAGCCGTGGCGCAATTAATATATATGTGCGCATGCTGGATGATAATAAAATAACAACAATTGGTGAAGTCCCTTTGGAAACTATAAAATTAATTGGAGATTCTGTCATCAAGAAAGATAGGGTTCCAGCAAATTAG
- a CDS encoding sigma-E factor negative regulatory protein, translating into MKSKVSALMDGELDQRDVSNVIEAVRKDDNLQEEWETYHLIGDTLRQSSRLSMNISSSVSQKLKTEPTILSPNVSNIEKKLKRKIYAFSVAASVIAMISAWLVMQNLHEPQQIIMAEQPNHNNLTIAPSIVSSPPTIHNYPHPPIEINDYLFVHREFSPGVTMRGQITNVNSVTEYHERYGR; encoded by the coding sequence GTGAAAAGTAAAGTATCTGCATTAATGGATGGTGAACTTGATCAACGCGATGTTTCGAATGTTATCGAGGCAGTAAGAAAGGATGATAATTTGCAGGAGGAATGGGAAACTTATCATCTGATTGGTGACACGCTCCGACAATCTTCGCGATTATCAATGAACATATCCTCTAGCGTCAGTCAAAAATTAAAAACCGAACCAACCATACTTTCTCCAAACGTATCTAACATAGAAAAAAAACTCAAGCGCAAAATATATGCGTTTTCGGTGGCGGCTTCTGTGATTGCGATGATATCAGCTTGGCTGGTCATGCAAAATTTACATGAGCCCCAGCAAATAATCATGGCGGAACAACCGAATCATAATAATTTGACTATAGCACCCTCCATAGTTTCTTCACCGCCAACAATACATAATTATCCCCATCCCCCGATTGAAATTAATGATTATCTGTTTGTGCATAGAGAATTCTCTCCAGGGGTTACGATGCGCGGACAAATCACTAATGTTAATAGCGTAACCGAATATCACGAAAGATATGGTAGATGA
- the rpoE gene encoding RNA polymerase sigma factor RpoE has protein sequence MGDREIDQQLVERVQGGDKHAFDLLVIKYQRKLARLLSQFIRDSAEVEDVTQEAFVKAYRALPSFRGDSAFYTWLYRIGINTAKNFLVSQGRKLPVLQGFDNEDAEDFEDSGLLKEMNTPESELMSKQIAQTVNQTLDSLPEELRTAITLREIDGLSYEEIANIMDCPIGTVRSRIFRAREAISEQLRPLLGTSKDKRW, from the coding sequence ATGGGTGATCGGGAGATCGATCAACAGTTAGTAGAGAGAGTTCAAGGCGGAGATAAGCATGCATTTGATCTACTAGTAATCAAATATCAGCGCAAGCTGGCTCGCTTGTTATCGCAATTTATACGCGATTCGGCTGAAGTTGAGGATGTAACGCAAGAAGCTTTTGTTAAAGCATATAGAGCATTACCTTCATTTCGTGGAGATAGCGCTTTTTACACGTGGTTATACCGGATTGGTATCAATACTGCTAAAAATTTTCTGGTATCTCAAGGACGTAAGCTGCCCGTTTTGCAAGGGTTCGACAATGAGGACGCTGAAGACTTTGAGGATAGCGGTTTATTAAAGGAAATGAATACACCAGAAAGTGAACTGATGAGCAAACAAATTGCTCAAACTGTTAATCAAACACTGGACTCATTGCCTGAAGAACTGCGCACAGCAATTACTTTAAGAGAAATTGATGGATTAAGTTATGAAGAAATCGCGAATATTATGGACTGTCCTATAGGGACTGTTCGTTCGCGTATATTTCGTGCACGAGAAGCAATATCTGAACAGTTACGTCCTTTATTGGGGACTAGTAAAGACAAGAGGTGGTAA